In a single window of the Paenibacillus sp. MMS20-IR301 genome:
- a CDS encoding ABC transporter permease subunit, with protein MKQRQRSLLLALAPFVLMVLAFQVVPIFSMLTGSLRSAGGAGFTLGNYVHALSSAYYMQAIKNSLLISVLSSLIGLGVGLACAYCITRFAPAVRDRLLMLSNMTSNFAGVPLAFAYIILLGNNGVFTLLFKQWGWNVFDGFNLYSWTGLILVYVYFQIPLALLLLYPAFYGIREQWREAASLLGASPWQFWKTVGLPVLSPAIFGTLGILFANAMGAYATAYALVGGNYNLLAVRIGSLVAGNVVTQPEMGSTLAVLLALSTLLAVFLNQRMVRRMEGFSAAGPRRRERSGAGAGKTRWRIAREEAGR; from the coding sequence ATGAAACAACGACAACGCAGTCTGCTGCTGGCCCTGGCCCCGTTTGTGCTGATGGTACTGGCTTTTCAGGTGGTCCCCATCTTCTCGATGCTCACCGGCAGCCTCCGCAGCGCTGGCGGAGCAGGCTTCACGCTGGGCAACTATGTGCATGCGCTCAGCAGCGCCTACTACATGCAGGCCATCAAGAACAGCCTGCTGATCTCGGTGCTCTCCAGCCTGATCGGGCTGGGGGTGGGACTGGCCTGCGCGTACTGCATCACGCGTTTTGCCCCGGCGGTGCGCGACCGGCTGCTGATGCTTTCGAATATGACCTCGAACTTTGCAGGGGTCCCGCTGGCATTCGCCTACATTATTCTGCTCGGCAATAATGGCGTATTCACCCTGCTGTTCAAGCAGTGGGGCTGGAATGTGTTTGACGGCTTCAACCTGTACAGCTGGACCGGTCTGATTCTGGTCTATGTGTACTTCCAGATTCCACTGGCATTACTGCTCTTATATCCGGCGTTCTATGGCATCCGGGAGCAGTGGAGGGAAGCGGCATCCTTGCTGGGGGCAAGCCCGTGGCAGTTCTGGAAGACGGTCGGCCTGCCGGTGCTCTCCCCTGCCATCTTCGGGACGCTGGGGATTCTCTTTGCCAATGCCATGGGCGCGTACGCCACCGCCTATGCGCTGGTTGGCGGCAACTATAACCTGCTGGCTGTGCGCATCGGCTCGCTGGTGGCGGGCAATGTTGTAACCCAGCCGGAGATGGGCAGCACGCTTGCCGTGCTGCTGGCATTAAGCACACTGCTGGCCGTATTCCTGAATCAGCGGATGGTGCGGCGGATGGAAGGCTTCAGCGCTGCGGGGCCAAGAAGGCGTGAACGCAGCGGCGCCGGGGCGGGGAAGACCCGCTGGCGTATAGCCCGGGAGGAGGCAGGAAGATGA
- a CDS encoding extracellular solute-binding protein produces MKKRFARLMSMGLLLSLLVLLLAACANPEAKADEGNGSTAELSLSDIEAEAAKEGSVVSVGMPDSWANWKDTWSDITGKYSITHTDTDMSSAEEIAKFEAEKDKPTADIGDVGIAFGPVAVDTGVTQPYKTSYWDEIPDWAKDKDGHWVVGYQGSIAFLTNTKLVANPPKSWEDLKNGSYKIIVGDVTKAAQAQMAVLAAAIAFGGDESNIEPGLAFFEDLAKKGRLSNAEASLANIEKGEVEVTLLWDFNALNYKDQIDKDSFDVAIPKEGSVVSGYATIINKWAPHPNAAKLTREYILSDEGQINLAKGYARPIRESVKLPDDVAAKLLAQDEYANVKPVGDYKVWEETAKTIPQLWQERVLVHLN; encoded by the coding sequence ATGAAAAAGAGATTTGCACGGTTAATGTCCATGGGTCTGCTGCTGTCCTTGCTCGTCCTGTTGCTGGCCGCATGTGCCAACCCGGAAGCCAAGGCTGATGAAGGTAACGGCAGCACTGCAGAGCTGAGTCTAAGCGACATTGAAGCTGAAGCTGCCAAAGAAGGTTCCGTCGTCAGTGTGGGCATGCCGGATTCCTGGGCCAACTGGAAGGATACCTGGAGTGATATTACGGGGAAATACAGCATTACACATACCGATACAGATATGTCGAGCGCGGAGGAAATTGCCAAGTTCGAAGCTGAGAAAGATAAACCTACAGCAGATATAGGCGATGTAGGTATCGCTTTCGGTCCGGTTGCGGTCGACACCGGCGTTACCCAGCCTTACAAAACCTCCTACTGGGATGAAATCCCCGACTGGGCCAAGGATAAGGACGGGCACTGGGTAGTCGGCTATCAGGGCAGCATCGCCTTCCTGACCAACACCAAGCTGGTGGCTAATCCGCCTAAGAGCTGGGAGGACCTGAAGAACGGCAGCTATAAAATCATCGTGGGCGATGTCACCAAAGCGGCCCAGGCGCAGATGGCTGTGCTTGCGGCAGCGATCGCCTTCGGCGGGGATGAGTCCAATATTGAGCCGGGGCTTGCCTTCTTCGAGGATTTGGCAAAGAAGGGCCGCCTCTCTAACGCTGAGGCTTCACTGGCGAACATTGAGAAGGGCGAAGTGGAGGTTACCCTGCTCTGGGATTTCAACGCTTTGAACTATAAGGACCAGATCGATAAGGACAGCTTTGACGTTGCCATTCCGAAGGAAGGCAGTGTCGTGAGCGGATATGCGACCATCATCAACAAATGGGCGCCGCATCCGAACGCCGCCAAGCTGACACGCGAGTACATTCTCAGTGATGAAGGCCAGATCAATCTGGCTAAAGGGTATGCCCGTCCGATCCGTGAGAGCGTTAAGCTGCCGGACGATGTAGCAGCCAAGCTGCTTGCACAAGACGAATACGCCAACGTGAAGCCGGTAGGCGACTATAAAGTGTGGGAAGAAACCGCCAAGACGATTCCGCAGCTGTGGCAGGAACGGGTGCTGGTACACCTGAACTAA
- a CDS encoding ABC transporter permease, producing the protein MKWVEKKWVSVSLLWIAALCIWQLGAWLYGPDVIPGPLATLKGGRELAQDGTLMQYIGISFYRVLVGWVLGSLLAIPAGLIIGKVNGIRIFAEPFLNFIRFIPPIAFITLFLVWFGIGEQSKIALIMYATFFIVVLNTLTGVMSVEEDKVRSARSMGASEWQILLHVIVPATIPYIFTGVRLAMGTSYMAIIGAEMIASNEGVGYLIWNSRLFFRTDWIFVGLFCLGFMGFFTDRVFGWFGRKVLYRYGVVSVAARRR; encoded by the coding sequence ATGAAATGGGTGGAGAAAAAATGGGTCTCCGTCTCCCTGCTGTGGATTGCCGCACTCTGCATCTGGCAGCTTGGCGCCTGGCTTTATGGGCCGGATGTTATTCCCGGTCCGCTGGCCACGCTTAAGGGCGGGCGTGAGCTGGCTCAAGACGGCACGCTGATGCAGTATATCGGTATAAGCTTTTACCGTGTACTTGTCGGTTGGGTGCTCGGAAGCCTGCTGGCTATACCGGCAGGGCTGATCATCGGAAAAGTGAATGGTATCCGCATTTTTGCCGAGCCGTTCCTGAATTTCATCCGCTTCATTCCGCCGATTGCCTTCATAACGCTGTTCCTGGTCTGGTTCGGAATCGGGGAGCAGTCGAAGATCGCGCTGATTATGTACGCTACCTTCTTCATCGTTGTATTAAATACCCTGACCGGTGTCATGTCGGTGGAGGAGGACAAAGTCCGCTCGGCCCGCAGTATGGGGGCAAGTGAATGGCAGATTCTGCTGCATGTCATTGTGCCGGCGACGATTCCGTATATTTTCACCGGCGTACGGCTGGCAATGGGGACCTCCTACATGGCGATTATCGGCGCGGAGATGATTGCCTCGAATGAAGGGGTAGGGTATCTGATCTGGAATTCGCGGCTGTTCTTCCGTACGGACTGGATTTTTGTAGGGCTGTTCTGCCTCGGATTCATGGGCTTCTTCACGGACCGGGTGTTTGGCTGGTTTGGCCGGAAGGTGCTCTACCGTTATGGTGTGGTCAGTGTGGCGGCACGGAGAAGATAA
- a CDS encoding ABC transporter ATP-binding protein, translating to MSLSAKPSAGQHAIHIEQLRKSYSEPAAGDVHYIIKDVNLVIKGGEFFVLLGPSGCGKSTLLNMIAGFVSKSGGNLRVDNVEVNKPGRDRAVVFQQADSSLFPWLTVRENVEFGLRMKKTAKAERRAISDRYITLVGLKGHEDKFPKELSGGMKQRVQLARVLANDPAILLMDEPFGALDAMTRRTMQRELVHIWRETHKTVIFVTHDIQEALLLGERIGIMSVGPSSNITDIYDNALPFPRDVASPEFYALHNQIQNHFEE from the coding sequence ATGTCTTTATCAGCCAAACCCTCTGCGGGGCAGCATGCCATTCATATCGAGCAGCTGCGCAAAAGCTACAGTGAGCCGGCAGCCGGGGATGTTCATTATATTATCAAGGATGTGAACCTGGTTATCAAAGGCGGAGAATTCTTCGTGCTGCTCGGTCCGAGCGGCTGCGGCAAGTCAACGCTGCTGAATATGATTGCCGGTTTTGTCTCCAAATCAGGAGGCAATCTGCGGGTGGACAATGTGGAGGTGAATAAGCCGGGCAGGGACCGGGCGGTTGTGTTCCAGCAGGCGGATTCCTCCCTGTTCCCCTGGCTGACTGTGCGGGAGAATGTAGAGTTCGGACTGCGGATGAAGAAGACGGCCAAGGCGGAGCGCCGGGCCATATCAGACCGGTATATCACACTTGTCGGGCTGAAAGGGCATGAGGATAAATTCCCTAAGGAATTATCGGGCGGCATGAAGCAGCGGGTGCAGCTGGCCCGGGTGCTGGCGAATGATCCAGCGATCCTGCTGATGGATGAGCCCTTTGGCGCGCTGGATGCCATGACCCGGCGGACGATGCAGAGGGAACTGGTGCACATCTGGCGTGAGACGCATAAGACCGTTATTTTTGTAACGCATGATATTCAGGAAGCACTGCTGCTGGGGGAGCGGATCGGCATCATGTCTGTCGGCCCTTCCTCCAATATTACCGACATTTACGATAATGCGCTGCCCTTTCCCCGGGATGTGGCTTCGCCGGAATTCTATGCACTCCATAATCAGATCCAGAATCATTTCGAAGAATAG
- a CDS encoding ABC transporter substrate-binding protein encodes MRKSWYSSALLLLSLSLVLVLSGCSSKGDAAASTGTDGNKQKTLRIKIADINTNPVFRVALDKGIFTNHGIDAEIINFGTPAEGVNALFINQVDVAFGADFPVLNAVAKGDYSIIASAGQATDQAAAVWKLYVRDEIKSAADLKGKNLSFMRGTFLPYLWDEYLKEQGIALSEVTLTGQGAFDEAFIALKQGDVDAAWFSGSALVDKLAALEGVHELTDMSKTPVRLGMGLVAGNAFVQANPEGIGQFLAAVDEASAYAQEHPEEVVDLMFKELKQPKEATLKDLPVNPWKVGFTQAAYDSLAGQKQYMVDTGIIAQDFDLDSKLDLEPLKQALPDKVTYTK; translated from the coding sequence TTGAGAAAATCATGGTATAGCTCAGCTTTGCTGTTATTATCCTTATCCCTGGTACTGGTTCTCTCCGGCTGCAGCTCCAAGGGGGATGCGGCAGCGTCGACGGGTACGGACGGCAATAAACAGAAGACTCTTAGGATTAAAATTGCCGATATCAATACGAACCCGGTCTTCCGGGTGGCGCTGGATAAAGGCATCTTCACCAATCATGGCATCGACGCAGAAATCATTAACTTCGGGACGCCGGCAGAAGGTGTGAACGCGCTCTTCATCAATCAGGTGGATGTCGCCTTCGGCGCGGACTTCCCGGTGCTGAATGCGGTGGCCAAGGGGGATTATTCGATTATTGCCTCTGCCGGCCAGGCTACGGATCAGGCTGCGGCGGTATGGAAGCTGTATGTAAGGGACGAAATTAAGTCTGCCGCCGATCTTAAGGGCAAGAACCTGAGCTTCATGCGCGGGACATTCCTGCCGTATCTGTGGGATGAATATTTGAAGGAGCAGGGGATCGCGCTGAGTGAGGTGACGCTGACCGGACAGGGTGCATTCGACGAGGCCTTCATTGCGCTTAAGCAGGGTGATGTGGATGCAGCCTGGTTCAGCGGCTCGGCGCTGGTAGATAAGCTGGCTGCGCTTGAGGGTGTACATGAGCTGACGGATATGTCCAAGACCCCCGTACGTCTGGGAATGGGGCTTGTGGCCGGGAATGCCTTTGTGCAGGCCAACCCTGAAGGAATCGGGCAATTTCTGGCGGCGGTGGATGAAGCATCGGCCTATGCGCAGGAGCATCCTGAAGAAGTGGTTGACCTGATGTTCAAGGAATTGAAGCAGCCGAAGGAAGCTACACTGAAGGACCTGCCGGTTAATCCGTGGAAGGTGGGCTTTACCCAGGCTGCCTATGACAGCCTCGCCGGACAAAAGCAATATATGGTCGACACAGGGATTATCGCGCAGGATTTTGACCTGGACAGCAAGCTTGATCTGGAGCCGCTGAAGCAGGCGCTGCCGGATAAAGTGACCTATACGAAATAA
- a CDS encoding aryl-sulfate sulfotransferase yields MGHSTIYPTGATVYNPAKAWSGYTVFQAGEEGVVLIDMSGKEVHLWQGLIGFPAKILPGGYVLGSTGRRDPKFGIQDNVDLVQVDWEGNIVWKYNSYEHIEDPGYEPLWYARQHHDYQRQGNPVGYYAPGLDPSANSGTTLILAHKNLYNPEISDKQLLDDTIIEVDWEGKVIWEWRASDHFAELGFDQAARNVLFRDPNTRSFGDLGGGVGDWLHINSASYVGPNKFYDNGDERFHPDNIIWDAREANIIAITDKRTGAIVWRLGPDYSLPEVKHIGWIIGQHHAHIIPKGLPGEGNLLVFDNGGWGGYGLPNPASPFGQKNALRDHSRVLEINPVTLDIEWQYTSAEAGFSVPTDSYKFYSPYISSAQRLANGNTLITEGSNGRLFEVTAEHELVWEYISPYTDRRNTNMVYRSYRVPYAWVPQLAQPQEKAIEPVDVTSFRVPGAAPKGSDSVVSVATTLPFMEGAACVATADEGSGQRSS; encoded by the coding sequence ATGGGACATTCAACAATTTATCCGACAGGGGCAACGGTATACAACCCGGCTAAGGCATGGAGCGGGTACACCGTATTTCAGGCAGGTGAAGAGGGCGTTGTGCTGATCGACATGAGCGGCAAGGAGGTGCATTTGTGGCAGGGGCTGATCGGGTTCCCCGCCAAAATCCTCCCCGGCGGTTATGTGCTGGGCAGCACAGGCAGAAGAGATCCCAAATTCGGCATTCAGGATAATGTCGATCTCGTTCAGGTCGATTGGGAAGGGAATATCGTCTGGAAATACAACAGCTATGAGCATATCGAGGACCCGGGGTATGAGCCGCTGTGGTATGCCCGCCAGCATCATGACTATCAGCGGCAGGGCAATCCGGTCGGGTACTATGCTCCTGGCCTTGATCCTTCGGCTAACAGCGGAACAACGCTAATACTGGCGCATAAGAATCTATACAATCCTGAGATCTCTGACAAGCAGCTGCTGGACGATACGATTATCGAAGTGGACTGGGAGGGTAAGGTGATCTGGGAGTGGAGGGCCAGCGATCATTTTGCCGAATTGGGCTTCGATCAGGCGGCCCGCAATGTTCTCTTCCGCGATCCCAACACCCGTTCCTTCGGGGATCTGGGCGGCGGCGTAGGCGACTGGCTGCACATTAACTCGGCTTCGTATGTCGGGCCTAACAAGTTCTACGATAACGGGGATGAACGCTTTCACCCGGATAATATTATCTGGGATGCCCGTGAAGCCAATATCATTGCTATAACCGATAAGCGGACAGGGGCCATTGTCTGGCGGCTGGGACCGGACTACTCCCTGCCTGAAGTGAAGCATATCGGCTGGATTATCGGCCAGCATCATGCCCACATTATTCCGAAGGGCCTGCCGGGCGAAGGCAATCTGCTGGTATTCGATAATGGCGGCTGGGGCGGATACGGTCTGCCGAATCCGGCTTCACCTTTTGGACAGAAGAATGCGCTGCGTGACCATTCAAGGGTTCTGGAGATCAATCCGGTGACACTGGATATTGAATGGCAATACACCTCCGCAGAGGCAGGCTTCTCCGTTCCGACGGATTCCTACAAATTCTACAGCCCGTACATCAGCTCAGCGCAGCGGCTTGCGAACGGGAACACGCTGATTACGGAAGGTTCCAACGGCCGTTTGTTCGAGGTGACAGCAGAGCATGAGCTGGTCTGGGAGTATATCTCCCCTTACACTGACCGCCGGAATACCAATATGGTCTACCGTTCTTACCGGGTGCCGTACGCCTGGGTGCCGCAGCTGGCGCAGCCGCAGGAGAAGGCGATTGAGCCGGTGGATGTGACCAGCTTCAGAGTGCCTGGTGCTGCGCCAAAGGGTTCAGATTCTGTGGTAAGTGTAGCGACTACGCTGCCGTTCATGGAGGGAGCTGCTTGTGTGGCTACAGCGGATGAGGGGAGCGGCCAGAGAAGCAGCTAG
- a CDS encoding MarR family transcriptional regulator produces the protein MDSTDWERLEEADFLFRKMVRRFVKERDRVTVEGISLPGMLILQKIIREGEQRLGDLAEQLDFTSGAITALSDKLEAGGFTVRRRKEDDRRTVLLDITAKGRELVEQSGDIGARCITLLFEGFTDEELELQSRFYERIISNLEGFSDTLLKLAKQNLDPPVPPAPEQKPRRAATETKYLSY, from the coding sequence ATGGACAGCACAGATTGGGAGCGGCTGGAGGAAGCGGATTTCCTGTTCCGCAAGATGGTGCGGAGATTCGTTAAGGAGCGGGACCGGGTGACCGTAGAGGGGATTTCCCTGCCGGGTATGCTGATTCTGCAGAAAATTATCCGTGAAGGAGAACAGCGGCTCGGTGATTTGGCGGAGCAGCTGGATTTCACTTCAGGGGCCATTACGGCGCTTAGCGACAAGCTGGAGGCCGGGGGATTCACCGTCCGCAGACGCAAGGAAGATGACCGGAGAACGGTATTGCTTGATATTACCGCTAAGGGTAGGGAACTGGTGGAGCAGAGCGGCGACATCGGGGCCCGATGTATTACGCTTCTGTTCGAGGGGTTCACGGACGAGGAGCTGGAGCTGCAGAGCCGCTTCTATGAACGGATCATCAGCAATCTGGAAGGATTCTCGGATACCCTGCTGAAGCTGGCGAAACAGAATCTTGATCCGCCTGTTCCGCCCGCCCCTGAGCAGAAGCCGCGGAGAGCTGCGACAGAGACCAAATATCTCAGCTACTGA
- a CDS encoding HAMP domain-containing sensor histidine kinase, with the protein MRISIKLKFSLFLAVLLILAVSVLSYFVLRGVERNQQGQIESSLAQHITTVNLRVKQTFYTGARLEPQQFLQQRGRALAAELAGFTGLEVTLYDIQGQQVGTSAQGEPGPDRPDVSTALGYALNNKVAYQSEGGRLFYLAPLQGPDEQMGVVQLQYPLKNAQSFQQTLLNLFLTTGGAVLVFSFIFGYLYFNRAAAAIGRLRQSAEQIRRADYIKAPPLQRKDELGELAEGIFFMSREIESSIAAKDEERRKLQLAVEKLQALEQQQKQYIGNISHEFKTPLTSIKAYVDLLNMYEDDPELLHDAKISIAKETQRLYEMVEKVLQLTALEKYDFESQAGLLEIEETLRDICSRMKGKAERYGLTITLDVKPAHIWIDKESFMHIFINLLDNAIKYNVPQGTIRLHSEVKDQRVYITVRDSGIGIPEESRDLIFEPFYTVNRDRSRASGGTGLGLSLVHNLVEKQGGSITLLDSSGGAEFLLSFPVVTVESFPL; encoded by the coding sequence ATGAGAATCAGCATCAAGCTGAAGTTCAGCCTGTTCCTGGCGGTGCTGCTCATTCTGGCTGTCAGCGTGCTTAGCTATTTCGTGCTGCGCGGAGTCGAGCGGAACCAGCAGGGTCAGATTGAGAGCAGTCTGGCCCAGCATATTACCACCGTCAATCTGCGTGTGAAGCAGACCTTCTACACCGGAGCGCGTCTGGAGCCGCAGCAGTTCTTGCAGCAGCGGGGGCGGGCGCTGGCTGCCGAGCTGGCCGGGTTCACGGGCCTTGAAGTGACCCTGTACGATATCCAGGGACAGCAGGTGGGTACCTCCGCCCAGGGGGAGCCGGGCCCGGACCGCCCGGATGTCAGTACAGCACTCGGGTACGCGCTGAATAATAAAGTCGCCTATCAGAGTGAAGGCGGGAGGCTGTTCTATCTGGCCCCGCTCCAGGGGCCGGACGAGCAAATGGGCGTGGTGCAGCTGCAATATCCGCTGAAGAATGCGCAGAGCTTCCAGCAGACGCTGCTGAATCTGTTCCTGACGACAGGCGGCGCGGTGCTGGTATTCAGCTTCATCTTCGGTTATCTGTACTTTAACCGCGCTGCGGCTGCCATCGGCCGGCTGAGGCAATCGGCCGAGCAGATCCGCCGTGCCGATTATATTAAGGCTCCGCCGCTGCAGCGCAAGGATGAGCTTGGTGAGCTGGCGGAGGGGATCTTCTTCATGAGCCGGGAGATTGAGAGCAGTATCGCTGCGAAGGACGAGGAGCGGCGCAAGCTGCAGCTGGCCGTGGAGAAGCTGCAGGCGCTGGAGCAGCAGCAGAAGCAGTATATCGGGAATATCAGCCATGAATTCAAGACGCCGCTGACCTCAATCAAGGCATATGTCGATCTGCTGAACATGTACGAAGATGATCCTGAGCTGCTGCATGATGCCAAGATCAGTATCGCCAAGGAGACGCAGCGGCTCTACGAGATGGTTGAGAAGGTGCTGCAGCTGACTGCACTGGAGAAGTATGATTTCGAATCCCAGGCCGGACTGCTGGAGATTGAAGAGACACTGCGCGATATTTGCAGCCGGATGAAGGGCAAAGCGGAGCGCTACGGGCTAACGATTACGCTTGATGTTAAGCCGGCCCATATCTGGATTGATAAAGAGAGCTTCATGCATATCTTCATCAACCTGCTCGACAATGCGATTAAATATAATGTCCCCCAGGGAACCATCCGCCTGCATAGCGAGGTTAAAGACCAGCGGGTATATATTACGGTCCGTGATTCAGGAATCGGCATTCCGGAGGAATCGCGCGACTTAATCTTCGAGCCGTTCTACACCGTCAACCGTGACCGTTCGCGGGCTTCGGGGGGCACCGGGCTGGGGCTGTCCCTGGTACACAATCTGGTGGAGAAGCAGGGCGGCAGCATTACGCTGCTGGACAGCTCCGGCGGGGCCGAGTTTCTGCTGTCCTTTCCCGTGGTGACGGTAGAATCGTTTCCACTGTAA
- a CDS encoding response regulator transcription factor, with amino-acid sequence MKKILVVDDEPAIVSAIAYAMRREGYEVETAGDGEEALSKTNTFRPNVLVLDVMMPKLSGYDVCRRLEDRDDIGIILLTVKNDIVDKIVGLELGADDYMTKPFEIRELLARVKALLRRLEKNTSEVKGEQIEYGLLRVHPDRRSAELGGEQLELTPKEFDLLLLLLSHPQRVYMREELLEQVWEMDYAGGTRTVDIHIQRLRKKLGEPYQNILQTVYGVGYKAVPAGSYP; translated from the coding sequence ATGAAAAAAATTCTGGTCGTCGATGATGAACCGGCCATTGTAAGTGCAATTGCCTATGCGATGCGGCGTGAAGGCTATGAGGTTGAGACCGCCGGTGACGGGGAGGAAGCACTGAGCAAGACGAATACCTTCCGTCCGAATGTGCTGGTGCTGGATGTAATGATGCCGAAGCTGAGCGGGTATGATGTGTGCCGCCGGCTTGAGGACCGTGATGATATCGGAATTATTCTGCTGACGGTTAAAAATGATATTGTCGATAAAATCGTCGGCCTGGAGCTGGGTGCGGATGATTATATGACTAAGCCGTTTGAGATCCGCGAGCTGCTGGCCCGGGTGAAGGCGCTGCTGCGCAGGCTGGAGAAGAACACATCCGAGGTCAAGGGCGAACAGATTGAATACGGCCTCCTGCGGGTGCACCCGGACCGGCGCAGCGCCGAGCTCGGCGGGGAGCAGCTTGAGCTGACGCCGAAGGAGTTCGATCTGCTGCTGCTGCTGCTCTCCCATCCGCAGCGGGTGTATATGCGCGAGGAGCTGCTGGAGCAGGTCTGGGAGATGGATTATGCGGGAGGTACACGTACCGTGGACATTCATATTCAGCGGCTGCGCAAAAAACTGGGCGAGCCCTACCAGAACATTCTCCAGACGGTCTATGGCGTGGGGTATAAGGCGGTACCTGCGGGGAGCTACCCATGA
- a CDS encoding methyl-accepting chemotaxis protein, with protein sequence MKIKSIGMKISLIVIGVLLVFSGAVMVVVIHEMSDGIKTFAREKAKSDLLLASGFLEHKYPGDWQIKDGALYKGDIPINGNDKLVDEIGEMTGDTVTVFQENQRVATNVMIDGQRAVGTPVSEIVAETVLRGGQQYFGEANVIGKIYQAAYQPLVSAGGEVIGIFYVGAPQGLIQIIISSFIEHFVLMMALAILIAVAVIVLFIRLMSTRIGRISSALQHAGNGDFTITVTDRGHDEIGKLVQSYNQMKTNLQELIQDGLQTADKVSRSTNAILEITEQSERESKQIAAVIQEVSRGAEIQTQSAAENLTAMEEVSVGVQRIAESAADIAQAAYHSRTEAEHGSTYVSDNVRQMNNIHHKVHETDGIIRTLSDKSQEISGILEVLKSISGQTNLLALNASIEAAKAGEHGRGFSVVAAEVRKLARAIGPVLG encoded by the coding sequence ATGAAAATAAAAAGCATTGGCATGAAGATCAGCCTGATTGTGATTGGGGTGCTGCTGGTTTTTTCAGGGGCCGTGATGGTTGTGGTTATCCACGAAATGAGCGATGGAATCAAAACCTTCGCCAGAGAAAAAGCGAAAAGTGATCTGTTGCTGGCCAGCGGCTTCCTTGAGCATAAATATCCCGGAGACTGGCAGATCAAGGATGGAGCCCTTTACAAAGGGGACATCCCCATTAACGGAAACGATAAGCTTGTCGACGAAATCGGCGAAATGACCGGAGATACAGTGACCGTCTTTCAGGAGAATCAGCGTGTAGCCACAAATGTCATGATTGATGGACAACGTGCTGTGGGGACGCCTGTATCAGAGATTGTGGCCGAGACGGTTCTGCGCGGCGGCCAGCAGTACTTCGGGGAGGCTAATGTGATCGGTAAAATCTACCAGGCGGCTTATCAGCCCCTGGTTAGTGCCGGCGGCGAGGTCATAGGCATATTCTACGTAGGCGCCCCGCAAGGGTTAATCCAGATCATTATCTCTTCATTTATCGAGCATTTTGTCCTGATGATGGCCCTGGCCATACTCATCGCAGTTGCAGTAATTGTGCTGTTCATCCGGCTGATGAGCACAAGAATCGGGAGAATTTCTTCCGCCCTGCAGCATGCAGGTAACGGTGACTTCACCATAACGGTTACCGACCGCGGCCACGACGAAATAGGCAAACTTGTGCAAAGCTACAACCAAATGAAGACCAATCTGCAGGAGCTTATACAGGATGGGCTGCAGACTGCCGACAAGGTATCCCGGTCCACGAATGCTATTCTGGAAATTACAGAACAGTCCGAAAGAGAATCGAAACAAATCGCCGCGGTTATTCAAGAAGTGTCGCGCGGGGCGGAAATTCAGACACAAAGTGCTGCCGAGAATCTGACCGCTATGGAAGAAGTGTCCGTCGGCGTGCAGCGGATCGCGGAAAGTGCGGCGGACATTGCCCAGGCTGCTTATCATTCGCGGACCGAAGCCGAGCACGGCAGCACCTATGTATCAGACAATGTCCGGCAAATGAATAATATACATCATAAGGTGCACGAGACGGACGGCATCATCCGTACGCTGAGCGACAAATCGCAGGAAATCTCCGGGATTCTTGAGGTACTGAAGTCCATTTCGGGACAGACTAATCTCCTGGCTTTGAATGCTTCCATTGAAGCGGCAAAGGCAGGCGAGCATGGCCGCGGATTCTCGGTAGTCGCTGCTGAGGTGCGTAAGCTCGCCAGAGCAATCGGCCCAGTCCTCGGGTAA
- a CDS encoding methyl-accepting chemotaxis protein: MQHSVDAMAQMMHEVEAGLQIASATENNFRQIVLTNSQISTQIEEMAAASEQMSAGIQEITASVTSINEIANTTNANSHRVVSATARQLEGIEQAAQSSAALAATSEQLQRSLGKFKV, encoded by the coding sequence GTGCAGCATTCTGTAGATGCCATGGCCCAGATGATGCATGAGGTAGAGGCAGGGCTGCAGATCGCCAGCGCCACCGAGAACAATTTCAGGCAGATTGTGCTGACCAACAGCCAAATCTCTACACAAATTGAAGAGATGGCCGCAGCCTCAGAGCAGATGTCGGCCGGCATTCAGGAAATTACCGCATCAGTGACCAGCATTAATGAGATCGCGAATACAACCAATGCCAATTCGCACCGGGTAGTATCCGCTACGGCAAGGCAGCTGGAGGGTATCGAACAGGCTGCCCAATCTTCCGCCGCTCTGGCAGCAACCTCGGAGCAGCTGCAGCGTTCACTCGGGAAGTTCAAGGTCTAA